A genomic region of Planktothrix serta PCC 8927 contains the following coding sequences:
- a CDS encoding HhoA/HhoB/HtrA family serine endopeptidase, which translates to MGKSQPQNITFLTISRYLFVVVLSVVLTVTSLQFFPNFLGTSAQADPILSPIQPQSVVAVPNPNSTGNFVSAAVNRVGPAVVRIDTERTISANIPDPFFDDPFFRRFFGEGMPQTPQEYQQRGQGSGFIVDSSGIILTNSHVIKGADKVTVILKDGRQFQGEVRGSDDPSDLAVIKINGNNLPVAPLGNSSEVQVGDWAIAVGNPLGLDNTVTLGIVSTLNRPSSQVGIPDKRLDFIQTDAAINPGNSGGPLLNDRGEVIGINTAIRADGQGIGFAIPIDAAKSIQAALVRGEKIAHPYIGIRMASLTADAAKNLNNDPNSIMFIPEVNGVLVVQIIPNSPAANAGLRRGDVITEIDGQAIISAEQLQRLVEKSKIGQPLKVTLHRGQKTEQISVRPGQLDEEALR; encoded by the coding sequence ATGGGAAAATCCCAGCCCCAAAATATTACTTTTCTTACGATTAGTCGTTATCTTTTTGTTGTGGTTTTGAGCGTGGTGTTAACCGTAACTAGCTTACAATTTTTCCCCAATTTCTTAGGAACTTCCGCCCAAGCTGACCCGATATTAAGCCCAATACAACCCCAGAGTGTTGTCGCTGTTCCTAACCCAAATTCTACCGGAAATTTTGTTTCGGCTGCGGTGAATCGAGTCGGGCCAGCCGTGGTTAGAATTGATACAGAACGTACCATTTCTGCTAATATTCCTGATCCTTTTTTTGATGATCCTTTTTTCCGGCGTTTCTTTGGGGAAGGAATGCCCCAAACTCCCCAAGAATATCAACAACGGGGACAAGGTTCGGGGTTTATTGTTGATAGTAGTGGGATTATTTTAACCAATTCTCATGTAATTAAAGGAGCCGATAAAGTTACCGTTATCCTCAAAGATGGTCGTCAATTTCAAGGGGAAGTTCGAGGTAGTGATGACCCCTCGGATTTAGCCGTTATTAAAATTAATGGGAATAATTTACCTGTTGCTCCCTTGGGGAATTCCAGTGAAGTTCAAGTGGGAGATTGGGCGATCGCTGTAGGCAATCCGTTAGGATTAGATAATACCGTTACCTTGGGAATTGTTAGTACCTTAAATCGACCCAGTTCTCAAGTCGGAATTCCCGATAAACGGTTAGATTTTATTCAAACCGATGCAGCTATTAATCCAGGGAATTCTGGAGGGCCGTTATTAAATGATCGAGGGGAAGTCATTGGCATTAATACGGCTATTCGGGCTGATGGTCAAGGCATTGGATTTGCTATTCCCATTGATGCGGCTAAAAGCATTCAAGCCGCGTTAGTTCGAGGGGAAAAAATTGCTCATCCCTATATTGGTATTCGCATGGCTAGTTTAACGGCTGATGCTGCTAAAAACCTAAATAATGATCCCAATTCGATCATGTTTATTCCCGAAGTTAATGGGGTATTAGTGGTACAAATTATTCCCAATAGTCCAGCCGCAAATGCCGGGTTACGTCGAGGGGATGTGATTACGGAAATTGATGGACAAGCCATTATTAGTGCTGAACAATTACAGCGTTTAGTTGAAAAAAGTAAAATTGGTCAACCCCTAAAAGTTACTCTCCATCGCGGACAAAAAACCGAACAAATTTCCGTGCGTCCGGGTCAACTGGATGAAGAAGCATTGCGTTAA
- a CDS encoding acyltransferase family protein has translation MRLQALDVFRGIAIASMILVNNPGSWDFVYPWLNHAEWNGCTPTDLVFPFFLFIVGVAMAFSLLKYTKEYRSPETNVPKSIYWRIAKRCGILFLLGLILNGFPTYNLAEIRIMGVLQRISVAYFLAAIAIFNLSKKGLWILSAAILLGYYIALQYIPVPGDGAGNLTPDGNFAAYIDRIILGQQHLWKGGGGVYDPEGLFSTFPAVVTVLAGYLTGNWIRKQPIRTYTSISLIVFAISCFVVGYLWAEIFPLNKSLWTSSFVTVTVGWSLLLLAFCYETLEVRGWTKWGFPFKVMGLNALFIFVASGFLARILNLIKMGNYREAPSAKMWLYETLFQSIFGPMNGSLAFAIATLLFWWVISYFMYRQGWFVKV, from the coding sequence ATGCGCCTACAGGCTTTGGATGTGTTTCGGGGAATTGCGATCGCTAGTATGATATTAGTCAATAACCCCGGTAGTTGGGATTTTGTCTATCCCTGGTTAAATCATGCAGAATGGAATGGTTGTACCCCCACAGACTTAGTATTTCCCTTCTTTCTGTTTATTGTTGGGGTAGCGATGGCTTTTTCCCTCTTAAAGTATACAAAAGAGTATCGTTCTCCAGAAACGAACGTTCCTAAATCGATCTATTGGCGAATTGCGAAACGATGTGGGATTTTATTTTTATTAGGATTAATCCTGAATGGTTTCCCCACTTATAACCTCGCCGAAATTCGGATTATGGGGGTTTTACAACGAATTAGTGTCGCCTATTTTTTAGCCGCGATCGCTATTTTTAACCTATCCAAAAAAGGATTATGGATACTCAGCGCTGCAATTTTATTAGGATATTATATCGCCCTGCAATATATTCCGGTTCCCGGTGATGGTGCAGGAAACCTCACACCGGACGGAAATTTTGCCGCCTATATTGATCGCATCATATTAGGTCAGCAACATTTGTGGAAAGGGGGAGGAGGGGTTTATGATCCTGAAGGACTTTTTAGTACCTTTCCGGCGGTTGTTACCGTTCTAGCGGGTTATTTAACCGGAAATTGGATTAGAAAACAACCGATTAGAACTTATACCAGTATCAGTTTAATTGTATTTGCAATTAGTTGTTTTGTCGTGGGATATTTGTGGGCTGAAATTTTCCCCTTAAATAAATCCCTGTGGACAAGTTCTTTTGTCACCGTTACCGTCGGATGGTCATTGTTGCTGTTAGCATTTTGTTATGAAACCCTAGAAGTTCGAGGCTGGACAAAATGGGGGTTTCCGTTTAAAGTCATGGGGTTAAACGCCCTTTTTATCTTTGTCGCTTCTGGTTTTTTAGCAAGAATTCTCAATTTAATTAAGATGGGAAATTACCGGGAAGCCCCCAGCGCTAAAATGTGGCTGTATGAAACTCTATTTCAATCGATCTTTGGCCCGATGAATGGTTCTTTAGCTTTTGCGATCGCTACTTTACTATTTTGGTGGGTAATTTCCTATTTCATGTATCGTCAGGGATGGTTTGTGAAAGTTTGA
- a CDS encoding Hsp20/alpha crystallin family protein, with translation MPLVRWQPFQEIDSLQREMNRLFDSLALPTEKLGMSIFPAAELHETPDAVILKLEIPGIDAKDLDVQVSADAVAITGERKSQTQTEEKGVTRSEFHYGKFHRVIPLPTRIQNTQVQADYQDGILSLTLPKAEEEKNKVVKVTLG, from the coding sequence ATGCCTTTAGTACGTTGGCAACCCTTCCAAGAAATTGATTCTCTGCAACGAGAAATGAATCGTCTGTTTGATAGTTTAGCCCTTCCTACCGAAAAACTGGGGATGTCCATCTTTCCGGCGGCGGAACTCCATGAAACTCCCGATGCGGTTATCCTGAAATTAGAAATTCCGGGGATAGATGCCAAGGATTTAGATGTCCAAGTGAGTGCGGATGCGGTGGCGATTACTGGGGAACGAAAATCACAAACCCAAACGGAAGAAAAAGGGGTAACTCGGAGTGAATTCCATTATGGAAAATTCCATCGCGTGATTCCCCTTCCCACTCGGATTCAAAACACCCAAGTTCAGGCTGACTATCAAGATGGAATTCTCAGCTTAACGTTACCGAAAGCAGAAGAAGAGAAAAACAAAGTCGTTAAGGTGACGTTAGGTTAA